In the genome of Oligoflexus sp., the window AAGGTCATCGTAGAAAATCACGACGTGCTTGCCCTTATCGCGGAAGTATTCCGCCATGCGGCAGCCCGAGTAAGGAGCGAGGAATTGCATAGGAGCCGGATCAAGGGCCGAAGCGGCCACGACGATGGTATATTCCATCGCGCCTTCACGCTTCAGACGGTCCACAACCTGCGCCACGGTCGAAGCTTTCTGACCGATTGCAACGTAAACGCAGATCACATCCTTGCCCTTTTGAGTCAGGATCGTGTCCACGCATACAGCAGTCTTACCAGTCTGACGGTCACCGATGATGAGCTCGCGCTGACCGCGGCCGATCGGAACCATGGCATCGATAGCTTTCAGACCAGTTTGCAGCGGCTCATGCACCGATTTACGGGCGATGATACCAGGGGCCTTGACTTCAACAACGCCCATTTCTTCAAACTTTACAGGACCTTGGCCGTCCAGGGGCTGACCCAGGGCGTCCACCACGCGACCGATCAGACCGGGTCCGACAGGAACCGAGTTGATCTCGCGGGTTCTTTTTACAGTCTCACCTTCCTGAATACCGTAAACGTTACCCAGAACGGCGACACCGACGTTATCTTCTTCAAGGTTCAGAACCACACCGCGGGTTCCGTTCTTGAACTGCACCAATTCACCGGCCATGACTTTGTCGAGACCGTAAACACGGGCAATGCCGTCACCAACGGAAAGGACGGTACCGGTTTCTTCGAGTTCGACCGCCTGGTCGAAGTTCTTGATACGATCGCTAATGATCTTGCTAACTTCATCTACGCGAATCTTTTCCATGGTCGCCCCATACTCCTTAGCTGACGGCAAATTTCGTCATATGTTCAAGTTTTGTTTTCAGGGTCATATCGAGGACGCTGTTTTCAATCCGAATCTCAAAGCCGCCCAGAATGGATTTGTCGACCTTCTGGAGCAGATTCACACGCTTTTTGAGCATGCTTTCGAGTTTGGTCCGGATCTCGCTCAACTCGCCGTCATTCAAAGGAACGGCTGCTGTAACCGTGGCGTCGACGATACCGCGGGATTTTTGGACCTGACGTTTGAAATCCTGCGCGAGTTCGGGCAGGAGTCCCGTCCTTTTGTTTTCGATCAAACTTCCCAGGAATCTCTTCAGGACATCGCTCGACTTCAACTGATCGGTCACGTTATTGAAAACGCTTTGCAGAAGCTCGGGATTGACGATGGGGCTGGCGATGATCTTACGAATGGCTTTGTCATCGTAAAGCTGCGCCATGGCCGCGAGGTCATCGATGATTTTGTCCTGAACAGCGGTTTGACCCTCGGTCAGGGTCATTAGGGCAGTCGAGTAACGATGCGCGATCTTTTCTGCGCTCACGAATTTACCTCCGCACGAACCGGGGTCTTGGGTGTCTGGGATTGAAGGGCGCTGGGATGAGGCAGTACGTCCGCGTCTGTGGAGTCAGAAGGAACGGCACGAACACCACCTAGGGTTTTCAGACTCTGCTGAACGACCTGATGCTGACGATTGTCATCCAGAGCGGCTTTCAGTTGTTCAACAGTCTGCAGTTTGACCTGCTCGATGATCTCGCGCTGCAGGTTTTCCTTGGCCGCGGCGATTTCAGCTTCCGCGATGCGGCGGGCTTCGCGCTTCAGATGCTCGGCCAGGGCTTCGGCATTG includes:
- the atpH gene encoding ATP synthase F1 subunit delta, producing the protein MSAEKIAHRYSTALMTLTEGQTAVQDKIIDDLAAMAQLYDDKAIRKIIASPIVNPELLQSVFNNVTDQLKSSDVLKRFLGSLIENKRTGLLPELAQDFKRQVQKSRGIVDATVTAAVPLNDGELSEIRTKLESMLKKRVNLLQKVDKSILGGFEIRIENSVLDMTLKTKLEHMTKFAVS
- a CDS encoding ATP synthase F0 subunit B produces the protein MEGVDIFTGVIAPYINLAIFLVLATLMLRGPIRNALSAKRNAYEELVKKASAAKEEAEKRNLELKERLVKLDREVDDIRVKAQAQAEQEARQVVANAEALAEHLKREARRIAEAEIAAAKENLQREIIEQVKLQTVEQLKAALDDNRQHQVVQQSLKTLGGVRAVPSDSTDADVLPHPSALQSQTPKTPVRAEVNS
- the atpA gene encoding F0F1 ATP synthase subunit alpha → MEKIRVDEVSKIISDRIKNFDQAVELEETGTVLSVGDGIARVYGLDKVMAGELVQFKNGTRGVVLNLEEDNVGVAVLGNVYGIQEGETVKRTREINSVPVGPGLIGRVVDALGQPLDGQGPVKFEEMGVVEVKAPGIIARKSVHEPLQTGLKAIDAMVPIGRGQRELIIGDRQTGKTAVCVDTILTQKGKDVICVYVAIGQKASTVAQVVDRLKREGAMEYTIVVAASALDPAPMQFLAPYSGCRMAEYFRDKGKHVVIFYDDLSKQAAAYRELSLLLRRPPGREAYPGDVFYLHSRLLERACKLNDQLGAGSITAFPVIETQAGDISAYIPTNVISITDGQIFLEADLFHSGIRPAINAGLSVSRVGGSAQVPAMKSVAGSLRLDLAQYRELAAFAQFGSDLDASTQRTLARGARLTELLKQKQYAPYEVGVEVAVIYAGTSGFLDKYEVKQLNAWETGFVSHLRANHKGLIDKIENRAKLGEVEEELKAAINSYDKGYQAHG